The Symphalangus syndactylus isolate Jambi chromosome 3, NHGRI_mSymSyn1-v2.1_pri, whole genome shotgun sequence genome has a segment encoding these proteins:
- the LOC129478500 gene encoding LOW QUALITY PROTEIN: interleukin-6 receptor subunit alpha (The sequence of the model RefSeq protein was modified relative to this genomic sequence to represent the inferred CDS: inserted 8 bases in 6 codons; substituted 5 bases at 5 genomic stop codons), which produces MRTTGLSSCGQVQVCVLLALHSGYCIPLTCPEGEPENHATVHWLHRTPGAGSCPSRWAGVGRRLLLRSVQLCDSGNYSCCRAGCPAGLCXLLVDVSPEEPQLSCFWKSPLSDTGCEXSPRSQGSXVKVVLLARKFQNCQAELFQEPCQYSQESQKFCQLAVPEGDYYFYTVSLCVTKSVGNKFSKAQILEGYGILQYDPPVNITVIAVARKPCWLNVTXQDPHSWNLYFYRLWFDLXYLAKXAKMFITWMAKNLQHHXWKGMRHQTQLQAQEELGQGLXSKXTPEAMGTLWAGSRSPLAETTSTQTPTTHKDDDNILPRDSANATSFLXLKKTWKLQGLKEDKISMHWLCSLRWLVPERPRPTPVLVPLIXPSVSPSSLGMGTTPSHGRPDARDPWRPYDISNRDYFFPI; this is translated from the exons GATACTGCATTCCCCTGACCTGTCCAGAGGGAGAACCTGAAAATCATGCCACTGTCCACTGGTTGCACAGGACTCCCGGTGCAGGCTCCTGCCCCAGCAGATGGGCTGGTGTGGGAAGGAGGCTGCTTCTGAGATCGGTGCAGCTCTGCGACTCAGGAAACTATTCTTGCTGCCGGGCTGGCTGCCCAGCAGGTCTGTG TTTGCTGGTGGATGTTTCTCCTGAGGAGCCCCAGCTCTCCTGCTTCTGGAAGAGCCCCCTCAGTGACACTGGTTGTGAATAGAGTCCTCGGAGTCAAGGTT GAGTCAAAGTTGTGCTATTGGCGAGGAAGTTTCAGAACTGTCAGGCAGAACTCTTCCAGGAGCCATGCCAGTATTCTCAGGAGTCCCAGAAGTTCTGCCAGTTGGCAGTGCCAGAGGGAGATTACTATTTCTATACAGTGTCCCTGTGTGTTACCAAGAGTGTTGGGAACAAGTTCAGCAAAGCCCAAATATTGGAGGGTTATGGAATCCTGCAGTACGACCCACCTGTCAACATCACAGTCATTGCTGTGGCCAGAAAGCCCTGCTGGCTCAACGTCACCTAGCAAGACCCCCACTCCTGGAACTTATATTTCTACAGACTATGGTTTGATCTTTGATACCTGGCTA TAGCAAAGATGTTCATAACATGGATGGCCAAAAATCTCCAACATCA CTGGAAAGGCATGAGGCACCAGACACAGCTTCAGGCCCAGGAGGAGCTGGGGCAAGGCTTGTGAAGTAAGTAGACCCCAGAGGCCATGGGCACCCTTTGGGCAGGCTCCAGGAGTCCTCTAGCTGAGACCACCTCCACGCAAACACCTACTACTCATAAAGATGATGATAATATTCTCCCCAGAGATTCTGCAAATGCAACAAGCTTCC GGTTAAAGAAGACATGGAAGTTGCAGGGTCTGAAAGAAGATAAGATCAGCATGCACTGGTTGTGTTCTCTGAGGTGGCTGGTCCCAGAGAGACCTAGACCCACCCCAGTGCTTGTTCCTCTCA TCCCTTCAGTGTCCCCCAGCAGCCTTGGAATGGGCACCACTCCCAGCCACGGCCGACCAGATGCCAGGGACCCGTGGAGGCCTTATGACATCAGCAATAGAGACTACTTCTTCCCCATATAG